The following proteins come from a genomic window of Ictalurus furcatus strain D&B chromosome 26, Billie_1.0, whole genome shotgun sequence:
- the hsf2bp gene encoding heat shock factor 2-binding protein — protein sequence MQASDFTKVQPLSSKEDPGGDCFVRIHKRDLERLCTEVMQLREFVPKVINGDFLDALSKARSLDTLREQSQQQQQQLKQECLHLCSRLDAAQSECQREREEKLVLRERLWESREQLQQQAEFCTGLGAATCTVLWSASRKEEAVRDVLADGKLEPFLSVAGQTLESFVKSLDEEEKPQQQNYNSHEHQFVLALAGVITNLAAVTCGRDFISSSAHVLLDTLMQLLGLMKSGVFPKLKVLMLMALYNVSLSVNGLTYISESPALLSLICTLLEDRDSEVCLQALRLLQSLLVEGDVLAQISPDLQRSLPVERIRQLASSRHSALRQTAQEMLEDINCLTKTRHTTIEKEQ from the exons ATGCAAGCGTCAGATTTCACTAAAGTACAGCCATTAAGTTCAAAAGAG GATCCAGGAGGGGACTGTTTTGTCCGAATCCACAAGAGAGACTTGGAGAGGCTGTGCACTGAGGTCATGCAGCTGCGGGAATTTGTGCCTAAAGTTATTAACGGTGACTTTCTGGATGCCCTGAGCAAAGCCCGCTCTCTGGACACAC TTCGAGAACAgagccagcagcagcagcagcagctgaagCAGGAGTGTTTACACCTCTGCTCCCGCCTTGACGCAGCACAGTCCGagtgccagagagagagagag GAGAAACTGGTTCTAAGGGAGCGGTTATGGGAAAGTCGTgagcagctgcagcagcaggCGGAGTTCTGTACAGGCCTGGGTGCCGCCACCTGCACCGTGCTCTGGAGCGCTTCCCGTAAAGAAGAGGCTGTAAGGGACGTACTGGCTGAT GGAAAGCTGGAACCATTCTTAAGTGTAGCGGGTCAAACCCTGGAGAGTTTTGTCAAATCTCTGGACGAGGAGGAGAAACCCCAGCAGCAGAACTACAATTCCCATGAGCACCAGTTTGTGCTAGCACTGGCTGGTGTCATCACCA ATTTGGCGGCTGTGACTTGTGGGAGGGACTTCATTTCTAGTTCTGCGCATGTCTTGTTGGACACTCTGATGCAGCTGCTTGGGTTAATGAAGTCTGGGGTCTTTCCCAAGCTTAAAGT GCTGATGCTTATGGCTTTATACAACGTCAGCCTCAGCGTAAATGGACTGACGTACATCAGCGAGAGTCCTGCACTCCTGTCTCTCATATGCACCCTGCttgaag ACCGGGACTCAGAGGTATGTCTGCAGGCCCTGCGGTTGCTCCAGTCTCTGCTAGTGGAGGGTGACGTATTGGCCCAAATCAGCCCAGACCTCCAGCGGTCCCTTCCAGTGGAGAGAATCCGCCAGTTGGCCTCAAGCCGCCACTCAGCCCTCAGACAGACGGCCCAGGAGATGTTGGAAGACATCAACTGCCTCACCAAAACTCGT